The Medicago truncatula cultivar Jemalong A17 chromosome 4, MtrunA17r5.0-ANR, whole genome shotgun sequence genome includes a region encoding these proteins:
- the LOC11434111 gene encoding probable 2-carboxy-D-arabinitol-1-phosphatase: MVLVVTRPFCSSSLHVPFDHHFHSTKTYSTRFVVVRCTQSSVQEIEENVELLGNSVLFPPLKVAKRVVLVRHGQSTWNAEGRIQGSSDFSVLTKKGESQAETSRQMLLEDNFDACFASPLARSKKTAEIIWGSRQQQIIPEYDLREIDLYSFQGLLKEEGKARFGPAFHQWQVDAVNFVIDDHYPVRELWDRARSCWTKILAHDSRSVLVVAHNAVNQALVATAIGLEAEYFRTLLQSNCGVSVLDFTPRMDGGSPHICLNRLNQTPGSPVAGGKSGGREASKRIVLVCNGSTQGNTEDGVLFGGDQPLNMLGVIQSQKSAELLLDLKVSSVISSPNKSSIETAMAISQVQEAADCLGADCVPRYVETKQKEDLDIETIFKQSKKDVSSFPPFQPGWLNKVEDEFRTALWDQSGKAWQSLLDEISDESRSGDVVVTVCHPAIHIGLMAQCLNLTKEWLGSFHLDAGSVSVLDFPDGPKGRGVIRCINYTAHLGRWSIPITRPTEDAEEF; encoded by the exons ATGGTTTTAGTAGTAACAAGACCTTTTTGTTCCTCTTCTTTACATGTTCCCTTCGATCATCATTTCCATTCTACAAAGACATACTCAACACGATTCGTCGTAGTTCGATGTACTCAGAGCAGTGTTCAGGAGATAGAAGAGAATGTGGAGTTATTGGGAAACTCAGTCTTGTTTCCTCCATTGAAAGTGGCAAAGAGAGTTGTGCTTGTTAGACATGGACAGAGTACATGGAATGCTGAAGGGAGGATTCAAGGTAGTTCTGATTTTTCTGTTCTTACTAAGAAAGGCGAGTCTCAGGCTGAGACTTCTAGACAAATGCTTCTCGAAGACAACTTCGATGCTTGTTTCGCCAG tcctttggCACGATCAAAGAAAACCGCTGAAATCATTTGGGGATCTCGCCAACAACAAATTATTCCTGAGTATGACCTAAGGGAAATCGATTTGTACTCCTTTCAA GGTTTGTTGAAGGAAGAGGGAAAAGCGAGATTTGGTCCGGCTTTTCATCAATGGCAGGTGGATGCTGTGAACTTCGTCATTGATGATCATTATCCTGTGAGAGAGCTGTGGGATCGTGCTAGGAGCTGCTGGACTAAAATCCTAGCTCATGATAGCAGGTCTGTTCTTGTGGTTGCTCACAATGCTGTTAATCAGGCTCTTGTTGCCACAGCAATTG GTTTGGAGGCAGAGTACTTTAGAACTTTACTTCAGAGCAATTGTGGTGTAAGTGTGCTGGATTTCACCCCAAGAATGGACGGTGGCTCTCCCCATATTTGCCTCAATCGGTTAAATCAG ACGCCTGGTTCACCTGTTGCCGGAGGGAAATCTGGAGGTAGAGAGGCAAGTAAGCGGATCGTACTTGTTTGCAACGGATCTACTCAAGGAAATACAGAG GACGGTGTTCTTTTTGGTGGTGATCAACCATTGAACATGCTTGGTGTTATACAG TCTCAGAAATCTGCAGAGCTGCTACTTGATTTGAAAGTGAGTTCTGTAATTAGCAGTCCAAACAAATCTTCCATTGAGACAGCCATGGCCATATCCCAG GTACAAGAGGCTGCAGATTGCTTGGGTGCTGACTGTGTGCCACGCTATGTTGAGACGAAGCAGAAGGAGGATCTTGATATTGAAACTATATTTAAACAATCCAAAAAG GATGTATCCAGTTTTCCTCCATTTCAGCCTGGATGGTTAAATAAAGTTGAAGATGAATTCAGAACAGCATTATGGGATCAATCGGGAAAAGCCTGGCAATCCCTTTTGGATGAAATATCTGATGAATCTAGATCAGGAGACGTCGTCGTTACAGTTTGTCATCCTGCGATTCACATAGGACTAATGGCACAATGTCTTAACTTGACCAAGGAATGGCTGGGATCATTTCACCTCGATGCTGGGAGCGTTAGCGTCCTCGACTTCCCCGATGGCCCTAAGGGAAGAGGCGTAATCAGGTGCATAAATTATACGGCACACTTGGGAAGATGGTCCATCCCTATTACAAGACCAACAGAGGACGCTGAAGAGTTTTAA
- the LOC11421120 gene encoding probable ribosome biogenesis protein RLP24: protein MRLEKCWFCSSTVYPGHGIQFVRNDAKIFRFCRSKCHKNFKMKRNPRKVKWTKAYRRVHGKDMTQDSTFEFERKRNRPERYDRNLTEEVLKAIPKIAKIQVSRAESHHAIRMKGKKKKVQKEAAKEYEQSIHLLKAPSALLAPEKIKVAVSQQAEENRVMEE from the exons ATGAGATTAGAGAAGTGTTGGTTCTGTTCTTCTACTGTATATCCTGGTCATGGGATCCAGTTTGTTCGTAATGATGCTAAG ATTTTTCGATTTTGTAGATCCAAGTGccacaaaaatttcaaaatgaagaGGAATCCTCGGAAAGTAAAATGGACCAAGGCATATAGGCGGGTGCATGGAAAGGACATGACACAG GATTCAACCTTTGAGTTTGAGAGAAAACGCAACAGACCTGAGAGATATGACAGGAATCTTACCGAGGAAGTCCTCAAGGCCATTCCAAAGATTGCTAAGATCCAAGTCAGCAGGGCTGAATCTCACCACGCTATCAG GATGAAGGGCAAGAAGAAGAAGGTGCAGAAGGAAGCTGCTAAAGAGTATGAGCAGAGCATCCATCTACTTAAAGCTCCATCTGCTTTGCTTGCGCCGGAGAAGATCAAGGTGGCGGTTTCCCAACAAGCAGAGGAGAATCGTGTCATGGAAGAGTGA